Part of the Oscillibacter hominis genome is shown below.
TGCGCTGAGGTGATGGTGGGTGCGTCTAAGTCGCTGAGGGACAGGAGGCCGCCTCTGGTCTGGATCAGCAGATTGCTGTAGAGCAGCGTGGACTCCGGGCCAATGCGGTAGGCCACATGGGCAAAGTTTCGATAGTAGGCTGAGGCAGGCCGGATTTGCTCCGGCGTGCAAGAAAGATACAGCTGCAAAGGATCTCCCCCTTGTGGAAGCGTTTGGAAACTGATATACTGATAGCAAGATATGCGAAAGAGGAACAGAACATGAGTTTTTCTCTGGTGCCGGATGCGGTCTTTGATCATTTTTCCCAGATCGCGCCGGATGAGCTGAAGCGGCGCGGGATCACGCTGCTGCTTTCCGACCTGGACTACACGCTGGCGGCCAAGTCCACCCGGCAGCCGGGGGAGGAGGTCAGGCAGTGGATCGACGCCCTCCATGGGGCGGGGGTCCAGTTGATGATTGTCTCCAACAACCGCTCCGGCCGGCGGGTCAACGAATTCTGTGCCGAGTTGGGCGTGCCCTATCAGGGCCATGCCAGGAAGCCGTCGCCTCGGGGACTCTACGCCGCCATGGAGCGCTCCGGAGCCTCCCGTGCATGCACCGCCATGCTGGGCGACAAGCTGCTGACAGACGTGCTGGCCGCCAACCGTGCCGGCGTCATCGCACTGATGGTGGAGCCTGTGGGCGGGGCGGTGACGCTGTGGCAGAAGGTACTTCATGCCATGCAGGAGCCTTTTAAGCGCCGCTGCCGGGCCGATCTGCGCCGGGAAAGATAGATACCGCAAATGGGCAAGCAGAATGCCGGTACATTACAATTGGAAAGTTTTTTCGGCTTTTCCCACGGAAATACTTGCAATGGGCGTAGAATTGGGATAAAATATCATAGGCTATTTTTGCTTACACTTTTTTGAAATAGAGAAAATAATCGCAGAGCAGGTTGTTTTCTCATATTCGTTTGAGGAGGAAAAAATATGGCAACAATTACTGCCGGCGATTTTAGAAATGGTGTCACCTTTGAGATGGACGGCAAGATCATGACCGTGGTGGAGTTCCAGCACGTAAAGCCCGGCAAGGGCGCGGCCTTTGTCCGTACCAAGATGAAGAATGTGGTGACCGGCGCGGTCACCGAGACTTCCTTCAACCCCACCGCAAAGTTTGAGCAGGCCTTTGTGGAGCGCAAGGACGCCGAGTACAGCTACAACGACGGCGACCTGTACTACTTCATGGACCCCGAGACCTTTGATATGGTTCCCCTGAACCGTGACGTCCTGGGCGATGCCTTCCGCTTTGTCAAGGAGAACACTGTCTGCAAGCTGCAGTCCTATAAGGGCAGCGTGTTCGGCGTGGAAGTGCCCAACTTTATGGATCTGGAAGTAACGGAGACTGAGCCTGGCTTCAAGGGCGACACCGCCACCAACGTGACCAAGCCCGCCACGTTGGAGACCGGAGCGGAGATCAAGGTGCCCCTGTTTATCAATGTGGGCGACAAGATCACCATCGATACCCGCACCGGCGAGTATATGTCCCGCTGCAAGGACTAATTTAGTTCGCTCCGGCGTTTGCCGGAAAATAGCTATCCGGCGCGGAATCCTCTGCGCCACGGCTTTGAAAGGAGCTGCAACATGAATATTTCTGAAAAGGTTTCCTACCTGAAGGGCCTGGCCGAGGGCCTGGCGCTGGACGCGGAGTCCAAAGAGGGCAAGCTGATTTCCGTCATCATCGACATCCTGGACGACATTGCGCTGGAGATC
Proteins encoded:
- a CDS encoding YqeG family HAD IIIA-type phosphatase is translated as MSFSLVPDAVFDHFSQIAPDELKRRGITLLLSDLDYTLAAKSTRQPGEEVRQWIDALHGAGVQLMIVSNNRSGRRVNEFCAELGVPYQGHARKPSPRGLYAAMERSGASRACTAMLGDKLLTDVLAANRAGVIALMVEPVGGAVTLWQKVLHAMQEPFKRRCRADLRRER
- the efp gene encoding elongation factor P, which produces MATITAGDFRNGVTFEMDGKIMTVVEFQHVKPGKGAAFVRTKMKNVVTGAVTETSFNPTAKFEQAFVERKDAEYSYNDGDLYYFMDPETFDMVPLNRDVLGDAFRFVKENTVCKLQSYKGSVFGVEVPNFMDLEVTETEPGFKGDTATNVTKPATLETGAEIKVPLFINVGDKITIDTRTGEYMSRCKD